The genomic segment CCCGCACCTCTGCACGCAGAAAGGCGCAAGCAGTCGTCGAGACCAAGGTCGAAGAGACGACCACCACGAAGACGAACGGCGCTAAGACCACAACAGTCGCTGCAACGAAGACGAAAACCGTAGCCGCCGCCAAGCAAGCACCAGCAAAGCGCAAGGTGTCCTCAGAAGACGAACACGAGGCCTGCGGAAGCTGCgctgaagaagaggaagagaagcCCGCGAAAAAGAGAAAGACCACAGTAGCGAAGGGCAAGGCGAAGAAGGAGGACGATATGCCATTGACAGACAGGACAGCAGTGTCTTCGCTGAAGAGAGCGATGTACATTGGTGCCCACGTTAGCGGCGCTGGCGGTCAGTATTCGCGACGCCTCCTTATCCTCAATCCTTTGCGCTGACAGTCTTACCACAGGTGTACAAAACTCGATCCAGAATGCCGTCAATATCGGTGCCAATGCTTTTGCTCTCTTCCTCAAGTCGCAAAGGAAGTGGGAGAGTCCTCCCCTGGCAGCCGATGCCAGAGACCAATTCGTATCCCTCGCAAAGGAAAATAATTACGATGCCGCCGCACACGTCCTTCCCCACGGCTCATACCTCGTCAACCTTGCCCAAGTGGATGCCGATAAGGCGAAGCAGGCATACAAGAGCTTCATAGATGACCTTCAGCGGTGCGAGCAGTTGGGCATAAAGCTGTACAACTTCCACCCGGGCAACACTGGAGGGGAGGCTCGCGAGGAGGCGTGCGGGCGCATCGCGGCGCAGCTCAACACCGCGCACAAGGCGACGAAGAAAGTGATTACAGTGTTGGAGAACATGGCAGGCACTGGCAATGTCATTGGTACAAAGTTTGAGGACTTGAAGCAAATCATTGACAAGGTCGAGGACAAGGAGCGAGTCGGTGTGTGCATTGACACTTGCCATGCCTTTGCGGCAGGATACGACTTGCGGACGCCGGAAAAGTTCCATGAGACGATGAAGGAGTTTGACGAAGTCGTTGGTAATAAGTACCTCAAGGCGTTCCACCGTAAGTCTCAACTGCCCTGGTCCAGATCACTCGGTACTGTAAGAACGTCATTACTGACACCACAAAGTCAACGACAGCAAGGCACCCTTCGCCTCCCACCGCGACCTCCACGCCAACATCGGCACAGGCTTCCTCGGTCTCCGCGCCTTTCACAGCCTCGTCAACCACGAGCCCTTTCAGAATCTCCCCATGGTCCTTGAGACGCCCATCGACCGCAAGGACGCAAACGGTAAGACCGTCGAGGACAAGAAGGTCTGGGCGGACGAGATCAAGCTCCTGGAGAGCATGATCGGCATGGACGCCGAGAGCGACGAGTTCAAGGCGCTCGAGGTGGAGCTGCAGAAGAGGGGCGCAGGCGAAAGGGACAAGATACAGGATCAGGTCGACCGCAAGGCTGAAAAGGATGCCAAGAAGGGGACCAAAGGGGCCAAGGGGGCCGCGAAGAAGGGCGCGGCGGCTGGGAAGGGtaggaagaagaaggtcgAGACTGACGATGAGAGCGAGTAAGAGGACTGGACTGGGTTCGATGTCTGGATTGTGTATTAATAtgtatattattaccttatgAGCGACTGGATGCTTGGCGTGTAAAATCCAATTATAAGCCCGGAACAATAGCTAAGAGGCAATCTAGCCACAATGCCTTATTCCATGGCCCTGGGATCTATGTACAGTCTGTTCGAGGTATCTAAGAAGTTCTGCAATCAGGCGGGCTCGTCGACCTCGGCCTCGTGATGTAACCTGTCCTACCCATCTCTCGTCTGATGAATCAGGCACCAAACACTTGACTTATCCATGGAACCCTCAGGCTCGAGGAGGCCTTTCATCCGATCACGACAACATGCAGGTCCCCCAAACTTCATTCCAGTCACCAGCCAGCAGGCGCCTGTTTAGGTCGATgggtcaggtcaaactggCTGGGTGGTGGAGTGGTTAAAGGTCGACATCAATGTTCTACGCCAACTagcctactcgacgacaggctcAGCGCATACGAGGGATACCCGAATTCGAATCCCAGCATGAGCaccaagagatgtagcccccAGTTCAGCACCggggggtgaactctttttttGGTTTGTTTGTGTACATAACATGTATTAGATAGACGCTATTGTGATAGGATTCTTTTACGACCCGAGTCTAGGAGAACAGAAAGGCAAAAAAGAGACCGCACCAGTGGTATAAGTAGTTCGACGTAAACAATCTCCTTCCTCCTGTAGAGAGCCTGGAACGCCCACCTGCCGCTCCCCTCCGTCAAACCGTACGCAAGATAGGCATGTCAATACTCTTCCTCACCTCCTGCCCTTGGCAAAAGCCTCGACCTTACCGACAAGACTCTTCAACCCAACACCCCTTTCGCAGTTACCCTCCAACCATGCCTCCATCTTCTCCCTGACGCTACGCATGCTCTTGAGGACTGGCATGCGAGCGCCCTCCTCCGCGGCGACAAATGACCCCGGGTTAAGCAACAAATCGAAACACTCCGACCAGATCTCCGTCTGCCAGTACCGCTTGAGGCTCTCGCGGACGCGGTACTTGCGCCCGCCTGCCCCGATCCCGCCCTGGTCACAGCGAACCGTGTCAATGTACTTGCCAAACAGCAGGCAGTGGACAATGCCCGCGAGGCCGTGGTAATCAATCTGCCACGTCCACGGCCGACCCTCGCGCATCTCGGCACAGTCTTGCGCGCTCGTCTTCCAGTCCGCGATGAAACCCACGTCGGGCGCAAAGTTGCGCATGTCGATGCCGCGACCGAAATCAATGAGGGTCACGCCCCGCGCGTCCCAGCCGCCTGCGCCGGTAGCGCTATATTGCGTTGATAGAGGCTGGTCGTTGCCGCCGTGGTCGAGACGGAGGAGGCAGTTATCGACTTTGAGGTCGCCATGGAGGACGCCGTGGGCATGTAGGGCCTCGACGGTGCGGAACAGTTCAACGGTGAAGAACATGGCTAGCTGCTCATCCATGACGGCAGACGGCTCGGCGCGGAAGAAGTTGACAACGTCGAGGACGCTGCCGTGGGGGTGATAGggaaggaagaggaagcCCTCGTCCTGGTAGAGGTGGAACTCATGGGCGTAAGAAACAGAGGCGGCTGCGCGGTGCTGAGGGCCTAGACGTGTGTGTGCTAGACGCATCATGTGGAATTCCCAGGGTGTTGGGGGAAGTTCCATCTTGAGTGCTTCCAGGGGGCTGCGATGGTTGACGGCAAATGCGCCCTTGCCCATGGCCACGACCCCGttctcgtcctcgtcctcttGGTCTGCGTCCGGGTTCTCAACcagatataccggggcaaaagcGCCTGCACCGAGCTCTTTCCTGATGGTATATTCTGTCGCAATGTCGGGGAACTCGATTGTGACCATGGCACAAGCATTGCTAACTCTGTCTCCACCCTTGGCTGCCTTCGTCATGGCCTTAGCGAATTTGCGGATCTCATTGCCTTTTTCGTACTTCTCGTGGCTATGGTCGTAGAATCCAGGGTATGAGTTAAGAGAAGGATGCATATTGGCGAGGATCTCATTCCTCACGGCTTCATCTACTGGGTTGCATTGCAACTCCTTGATGATCGGTCCCTTGGGAGGTGCTGGCTTTGGCGGAGCAGACTTTGCCTTGCCGAGGAGGGGCTGGGCAATCTTGATAGGTCGAACTTCGCTCAGGACTTCCCTCAATGGGCTGCTACCCGGCTCTTCCATGTCAGAGTCCTCCTCATGGATAGTGGACTCATATTCCTCACGTGACGGAGTCTCGTACCTCGCCTTCCGTTCTGTAAACGCAAGAGAAGATTCGGTTCTCTCCGTAATCGGAGTCATGAAGGGGAGACGGTTATTGGCCATCTCGACCGGATCCCTAAACGGTCGTGTCCTGGGCTCATAATCCTCTGGGGGTATCGGAACGAAAATCGTCTTCGTTCTTGGCGGGTAATCCTCAtcatcttcctcctcttcttcggccTCCTGCTCATCGCCTGATTCTCTGCCATCCTGGGAGGCAGTCTGCTCATCTGGTAGAGGACCGGTACGCTCAGCGTAGTCCGGATTCATCAAGTCGGAAGCTTGGGTATCGTCTACACCGGCTTGGGTCGCGTCCTCGTCAAGAACAGGGACGTGCTTGCGCGTGGAGAAGTCAGACCATTCACTGATACTCTTGACATCCGAGCCATCTTCGTCAGCTTCTTCGACGGCGTTGTCGTTTTCAATCAGGCGAGTAGTCATGGTGTTCTCAACCTCAGTGTAGTCGCCATCTGTCTCGTagtcgtcgtcctcgtcactatcttcctcttcgtcttcttcctcctcttcctcttcctccagaGGATTAGACTGAATGGGTTGGTTGAAAATCTCGTAGATCTCATCCGTAGCAGCACGAGTATGGAGCGTCATCGTTGGCTCAGCCGTGTTCCTCTTCTTCAACTTCGGCCTAGACGGTGAGTCTAGATTTGCTTTGACTATCAAATTGTCAGCTTGAACACGACATAACTTGTGGAAATGGAAGCCGCTTACTGATTTGAGTCTCGTTCACCTCCAtcgtcttctttttcttgctCTTGCCCCCCTTTTTCTTGACTATGGCTCCGTTCTCATCCATTACTACGGTTTCTGTGTGAACAACCATCTTCTCCCGTACTAGATGGCTGAGATCGTCAACCAAGGAAGGCTCAACGCTCATCATCTCGGAAGGGATCTCTTCAGTTAGTGATACGTCATCCCAGGAGACATCCAGCCAGCCTCGGTTCATGGCCCAAACTTCCTCAAAACCAAGCTCTGAGCCAGGTTCTTCAGGAGTGGGATAGAGGGCCTCGAGGCTAACAAAAATGCGCTCCTTCTTCCCGCTTACGGGGTTCACTACTGTTTGATTCTTTGATGGCACGAGTGTAATATGGGACTTGGACATTTGCGCTCGTGATGATCGTGATTGGGCTTTGGGTTGCACTTTTGCTTGCAACTGAGACTGAAATACATGAAACGCCATAAAGCCAAACATTAGTCCTATAATCATCAACATCCAGGCATTGGGAAGTTCAAGTAAATTGGTGCTTACCGTATCCTTGAAGATAGCCATCTTCCGAGCAGTGCTCTTCTTCCCGCCAGCCTTCAATGTCTCCCCTGCCCACGGCTTGGGCTCCATTACGTTCTCCTTCTTCCGGTCGCCCAGGGAGCCGATTGAATCCCATCCCTTCGAGCTTGGTCCACGCGACGACAACGCAGGAGGCGCGGAGTCGGCATCCGAGAAGATGGACATCTTAGCCTTGCCAGGCTTCGCCGCCGTTGTGCTCACGCCCTGGCTGGGTCGAGGGGCCTGGGGGTCCGCAGCTACAGCGGCCGCAGCGCGGGCGGCAGCAAAGGGGTCAATCTTTGCAGCCAAAGCGGGCCGCACGGTGGGGAGTGCTGGCGATGAGGGCTCGTTGTCGGCCTCGGGCTGGTGGGCAAGTCTCTCCTCGAACTCCTTGAACTTGCGAATCAGGCGCTGTACTGGTCTTGCCTCGCGCTCGATGCCGAGCTTGTACACCTCCTCTGCTTGACTCCATCTGCCAGCGCCCTCGAGCCAGGCGGCGTATTCTTCGTAGAAAAGGGCAAGTGACTCTCCGATGCTGTGTCGCGACAGGAAGAGGAAGGTTTCTCGCGGCGAGTCGGCGAAGAATTGGATGTACAGAATCCAGATCTTGAGGTATCTGGGATCGTTCTTGTATTGTGATGAACCAATGAATGTCTTAGTTGCGCGCTCGAGGAGCGTGTGAAGCTGAGATTGTGGTGTTGCTTGCGCCGAGGGGTATGCGTCCAGGGTCCATCGCACGTAACGGTCGTAAATGTCTAGAGGATCGTCCGACTCGGAGATGTTTTGGAGTTCCTCTTCGTACTCGATTCGAATGCAATCGTTGACATTTTTGGTGTCTGAGGGTGTCGGTGTGTTCAGCTTCTGCAGAGGCGAGGGCGAGAACAGCTGAGCCAGCTTTTTGGCGGAGCGACCACTTGGCAGCGCCTGGATGTTTTCTTTCTGTGCTTCAATAACGTCGAAGTTGATGAGATCGTCGGAGGCTGCCATGGTTAGTATCGTCGCGGCAAGTTGCCGTCGCGTCTCCGAGTGATGTGGTGCTGGAGTACTGCGTCTAGGTTGTCGATGTTCAAGTTCGAAATGGGGCAGCGTTAGAAAAGGATGCCCAGTGTTGTGGTGTTGATTATTGATAACGATAACAGATCGGCCATGTGGGTCGTGTGGCACGTTGCTGAGACAACGGTGGGCTTCACTTCGCATATGTAATCGCTTGCTCTTCACCGAGCTCGGTGTGCCCTCATCGTCAGTTATCCAAACGGTACTTACCAGATTAGGAAGTAGCAGTACTCCTCCATTTATTCCGCTGTGCTACTTCCATGTAATACTCCCACGTCATCCATCTCGACACAAAGGAAAAATCTCATCATGTAACAAAGCTTGAACCGTTttgcgaatttaataatgaCAAAAGATTTTAGCGTCAAAAAAACCTCGGCCCTCCGTTTGGCCTCTTCTAGCGCTCGGTCCGTCTGATCTTAGTGGCCGGTTCTGCCCTTGTGCCCCTATCTTGTCCAGCCTCTTCGAATATGGAAGTAAAAAGTCAGAATGACGCCACCCCATTCACTCCCTTCTTGCCGACTTGATGTCACAGATTCGAGTTCGCTCATCGCAATACAGCCGGTTTCTGCATGCTTCTCACATGTTGAACCGCCAATACACTTCGCACCTAGCTCTTAAAGAGCTGTGAACGCGTTGTAGAGGAGCATCATCATGGAAATCTCAACGCTGGCGACTTCGGGGTCAATGCTGATGCCGAAGAAACGCCTGCTGGACCTTCCCAACGAGCTCATCCGTTGCATCGTCGACTCCGTCGCTCTTTTGAGGAGAGACAGATACGATGGTGCTAGAGATACCCGGACCTTGTCGAATCTTTCACAAACTTGTCAAATATTTCACCTTCTCTGCAACTCTCAACTCTTTTCTAATATCAACCTGGATGAATCCAAAGACGCCGCTGGTCTTCTCATCCGGTCCCTCATCGAAACACCTGAACTTGGGGTTCATGTGCAACATTTGACATTACGCGTAATATGGGAGTCAGCCGAGCAATGTGAGAGGGGATTGCGGAAACGGCTTACACCAACTCAAAGCAATGCGACAGGTCATCCGGGGACCTTACCCAATTTGCGGCACTTGGAACTGGAAGACCCTGCGGTGTACTTCATGAACATTCCCGAGGTTCCTCGTATATTCACTGGCCTGCTTGCCCTGCCTCCTCTCACTTCGATTCTTACGCGATACGACAACGATAGATGGGGAGGTCTCGCCCAAGTCGCCGCGGCTGGACCCTTTGCTTTGGAGCATATTCGTTTCCACGAAACTGCCATCCGCGGACCCGATTTATGCCGACTACTCCAGCTGTGCCCCGGTCTTCGAGTTCTCGAAATCGAGATTGACTATCACTTTTTCGCTCCTTGTTTCCAGCAAACCACACACCCGGGGATCACCACTCACCTATCGACGACGCTTTCAACACTCTGCCCGCGTTTGCAGAGACTTACGCTGTTACATGGGGACCTCTCAGCTCTTCGGACCCCCGATGAACCATGTCTTACATGTCTCACAGATTTGGAAGATCTGACTGTGTTGGAGACCGAATTACCAACCATCTTTAGAAGTTCCGAAGACATGGCAAACGCAGACATCACTGCGCGTCTGCCGCCCAAGCTCACGCAATTGACTCTCCATGACATTTGGTACTCGGACCCAAGATACTGCCTGTACTCTTTAGCCCCAGGCTCTCGTCCTTGGATTCATGAGAGGTTAGATGCTAGCACTGAACCTCTGACTGTGATGCTGCTTCGTCTGGCATCATCATGCTTGGCCGGTCAACTACCTGGCCTCCGAAAGGTAGCCGTTAAGACTCCAACATACGAACACGACAGAGGCAATACTTCTGATGAAATTTCGAAAGCGTTTGCGAAGACTGGAGTTTTATTCGAGCTTATTTCCGCTCACTCAACATTTCCATGTCCATTAACGCGATAGCATCAGAGAATGGGACAAGTTTTTATGAGAATATGTTTTGGCATAATTTCAGTgcttacttagctataattagtaattgaGTGAAATTTAGGTTTTGTTGAATACGACCGTTATTTCCACAACGTAAGTCTAGTGCTTTAAATCAGTGCTCTATGGTTCAATACTACTGTAGCCTACCTAAGTAACTCCCAGCCTGTACGAGGGTTCATCATGACTTTAGGGATTTCTCTTCCCCCACTCATGGTAGGTTTGGTTTGGCCGTAAGTGAGACATTTCTTTCAACAGAAAACATTCCCTAGAAATCTTGTCtttgttattattatagaaaaaCATAATGTATGGAGACGTGCACATGATTTTACTTGGGTTGCAGCAGTTTAGGGAAAGATTGAGGAAGGTAGAGCAAGTAAAACAAAAGTCTCAGAAGACGCCGCCTGAACTTGCAGACACCAAAACCATTCAAATTGAGGTACATGTGTCGTGGCTGCACTCAAAAAGCTCTGAACCGACTGCCGGGGCATTCCCGATCCGCACAGCGGGGTTCTTGCATCACGTCATACGGGCCGGACAATAACCTCTTCGACTATGCCTCTACTAAGTACATTACACTTCTAGTAATCAAACCAACGTCTTATCGACTCAAATAAGGCAGCAATTCGTACTTACCTCGAACGTCGAGAACCAGCTGCTCGGAAAAAACTTAGAACTTTTTACCCCTGACACTCTCACGATGCGTGTCGAAAAGTTCCTCCTATCGCCCCCGAGCCTGGAAGAGTTAGTCGAGCGACTCAAAGCTCCCTTGGACGCCAACTACAAGCACGCATCAGTGGCTGTGGTCAATTGTCCCGACCTGCGAAAAGCACCTTTTCACTTGGCGACCGAAGGCCTCTCAGGGGAGGAAAAAATTGCAGATGTTGGCGGCCAGCCGAACCTCTTTCCTAGCCCCCGGCTTGACAGCATCTGGTCCATACCAGAGATTGGCAAGAATATGGAAATGAGCCCTGAGAAGGGCAGCTTGATCGGTGCCGGCGCCGGTCCTTTCCACGTCATCGGGCAGAACAGCGAGCTTGCGCCGAATCTTAGCTGGCAAGGGGGTCTTGACAAGGTCGATAACAAAAGTCAAGTCATCCAGATCAAACGCACCACCGGAGAAGTCAGCGTTGGAACGAGCCCTTCCGTGGACTGCGGTCTCATGGTCAACTTGTACGGCTCCTTGGGCGAGCCAGGACCGGTCCTCAAGATTACAGCAAAGGGCCGCAAGGGTTCTGAAAAGAGCTTTACCGAGTGTATCCGGAAAGGGCTGAATGCTGCATATGGCAACGAAAGAACTATCAGTCTCGGCGGAGCCTTTGTTGTGAAGGCAGGGAAGGCAACTTACCACATCATGCCTGATTTCCCTGCTGAGAGCGATCTGCCTTTTAAGGATAGAAAGGAAGTTGAGAAATGGTTGACCTTTCATGATTTCGATTCGCCCGTTGTGGGACTATGCGTATTGCACTCTGCGGATCCGGGCAACAAGATGGGCTTGAGGATTGAGCATACGCACGCGTTTTCTCCACTGGGAAAGAATGCTGGAGGTCACTATCATTACGAAGCCGAAGGAGAGGAAGACATTATTGAATATGAAGGATACTTCAATACTGCAAGGGCGATATACAGGATAGATAGCCCCGCGAATGTGAAAGGGTGAAGAATGATAGTATCAACATCACGATGACCTGCCCTATCCTTCAGTACCAGAGATCCTCATCCTCAGACTCTTCGTCAGGAATATTAAGGCTCTCTTTGAATTCCTTTGTCCACTGTTGGAGTGGCTTTTCACCGACTCGAAGCTCGTCGTAAAATGACTTCAGCGGTTCCGGAAGTTGTTTCGAGTCGAGCAAACCGTCGTCGTCAACATATTCCTCCATGTAGGCGATCATGGCCATGGCGAAGGAGCCCATTGTCTTGCCCGAGTCACGAGCATAGAGTCGCAGGTAAGCCTCTAACAGTATGTGAGATCTGGGTACGACAATGGAGGTGTCGGTAGATTTGAAAGCACCAGATCCGCGACCCGGTCGCCAGGGTGGAAGCACATCTCGGTTATGAGCAAGAGCAAATGTCGCTGATTGCTTGTCTTCGAAAGCTAAGAGGGAATCGTCAAAGTCTGGTAGAAACCATAGTGTTTCTGACTGTAGGTATAACCCTATGGTGAGCTCCGAGGATTTGATGTGCACATGAAATGCAGGCGGTGGTGTTCGGCGCTCAGGCGAGCTCGCAAAGCATAGTTCCACGGATGGGCATTGCTCGATTTCGGGTAATTCTGAAATAGCATCGGCGCCTACCGAAAGCATTTTATCTTGGACGACAAAATCTATAGACTTTCTGTTTGTTAGCCTTGGTATTCAAGACACCAATGCAAATGCTCGGAACGAACCTACCCCTATGATTGAAGGCACGCCGTGGACATTAAGCAGATAGTGTCCCCAGAGTACGCAGGGAGTTTTTGATGCGTTGAGGGCCGAGAAAACCGACTCTACAAAGTCTTCTGAAGTTCGAAACATTCCGAGCATTTTTGATCATTGAACAGTGCCTGCGAGTCCAGTTTGTTCTTTCGAAATTGGTGATGTGTGATGAGATCATGGCCATTCAACGTATGACCTGAACAGCATGTgtaggtaaatatttttaGTGGTCAAGCAAGTTGGTTGGGTCTTGGAATTTAACCCAGGCCGCTGTATTTACCGCGGACGTGTGGAGACGCTGCCTGCTGAAGAAGATGGCCAGGCGGCTGGGCAACCTCTCACAGCCAACTTGTCATCTACAACCCACACACTCCGCCTTCGAAGTCACGCTAACACAGCAAGTATTACGCTTCCTTCGTTTCCGCTCTTCATTTGGGGTACAACATGGACGCAGCGCATcgctttacttatttcggagctttacttatttcgGAGCTTTGCCCCCAGAATTACGACTGCAGATATAGACGGAAGCGCTTTCGGTGCCATCCGTTTGGGCTGTGAATCGTAAAGCAACCGCAACCAACAACGCCAACAAGAGCCATCTGCCCCTCATCATGAACCATGTTGGTCCGGCTCCCTATCTAGCAGGCCTCGCTTGCAAGGAGTCGCGGCGGCTAATGGAACAATCATACGCCAAGCCCATACATAGACCAACGTACTCGGCGGCAAGTAGTGCGATTCATTGGATCGACCTGCAAAAAACGGTCGTCTCACTCGGGGACTACCGGTCAGCGGGGGCTTTGTCGGATGCGTTCACTTTCGAAGACTTGGCAAGATTCCGCCATGTCGTTCTACAGTCATCACGGTTCTCTGATTTATTCGCAGACAGTGCTTTCCACCTTCCCAAATTAGACAACATTGAATGGACCAACACCAGAAATAATCAACCATTTGTGCCTGATCATGGTTATCTAGACATAAGCTGCCATCAGACGTGCTCTAAGCTACATGCCTATAGTTTTACAACCAGCAAGCAGTAACTTGACAAGTGGCAACTGAGTGGAGATAATTGAGATGATTGATACTATTTAACACTGGAGACAAGTGGGCTTGAGCGGGTGCAAGCTTGAAAGGAGCCGAATCTTGATGGTTGAATACTCATATTGGGGAACCTATGTTATTTAGTAGTAGTACCTCAGGTCtgtttgtttgtttgtttgtGCTATTTTACGCCGTGGTGTCCTCAAGTGAGGTAAAAGgcgattatattatattaaaattataaaacggtGTGCCGTGCcctatagagcttatataataccctcttataaaatagtataatatataatctaaaattaacccttttatttatatatagccccctatactattttataacttagggtaaatatacttagtaaggttcgagtattatattagtaatataataaactaattaagtagtgttctatatatttataaaaagaccgttattatattataataagtattattacttaaggtaAAGAGTTTAGCTCCTTTAGTAAGTAGAGGGAGagtagtatagtataaaatataaagtaataaaataagggggggaagtatataatatatattataatataaggtaatatattatattatatagtaaagtaaagtattaatataacgtaaataaagagtaatattattattaacgctattataagtagatataagctttataaagccgatagggtatatagcttattacgtatccCGGTTAAACGAGCCGTATTAACGTactcgctttataaaattaatatttactaggGGAGCTAacggctatattaataaacttattataataagggggTTTAGCTTAAAAGGGTCtgctctaaatagctagttaggatataaactatataatatatcttattacgttagtttattaatataagggctAAGGGGGGTACCCTAatacctttattataactatattatttagtaataaatacgggtttagtattattataactaattccGCGCGCGCTaacctaattttaataaatattagtttattttaagtagatattagtaaagaaccgggagctttataataatataatataaatagattagtttttattaagttaatactaaacgAAGTTAGCTTAAGTAAATTATAGCGTACTCCTATATAAGATtagatagtaataataaatataatcgggtactttctcttttttatataagtagcggaggttagtattattatagttatataagtagtagtatataacgtAATCCCTATAACTAGACCTAGCTAAGAAgagctaataaagctagcGTTACGTAAGTAATTTTAGCTCGGGGctcgctatattattaataaataaggcgaGGGCTTTATAGgagtttagttaataatctttttactAGCCCCGGagtatagttagctatttttcttaagtataatatttaatataagtagtaactaGGGGGCGTATAAGTAGGTTAGaaggacttataataatgcTTTTTTTAGCTAACTAGTCCGCTATTtcgttctttataatacttttatagctAGGTATTTAGTAAGAAATAACGGGGACCTTAGcgttcttaataagctttttaaacttaaaaatagcttattaagaagATAAGGGGGGGGTACtatttaggtacttaatagcggcctagttatttaaatagattataataattataataaacttatttctaagccttagcgctatataaagacttataatagcccttcttattttaatattaaaaaccttagCCTAGGGGAAGcggtaatatttaaaataaattagttacggtccttaataaatagtatacctAAAGCCCGTAGCttctaaagttatttataacctatttatat from the Colletotrichum lupini chromosome 3, complete sequence genome contains:
- a CDS encoding apurinic endonuclease translates to MPPRTSARRKAQAVVETKVEETTTTKTNGAKTTTVAATKTKTVAAAKQAPAKRKVSSEDEHEACGSCAEEEEEKPAKKRKTTVAKGKAKKEDDMPLTDRTAVSSLKRAMYIGAHVSGAGGVQNSIQNAVNIGANAFALFLKSQRKWESPPLAADARDQFVSLAKENNYDAAAHVLPHGSYLVNLAQVDADKAKQAYKSFIDDLQRCEQLGIKLYNFHPGNTGGEAREEACGRIAAQLNTAHKATKKVITVLENMAGTGNVIGTKFEDLKQIIDKVEDKERVGVCIDTCHAFAAGYDLRTPEKFHETMKEFDEVVGNKYLKAFHLNDSKAPFASHRDLHANIGTGFLGLRAFHSLVNHEPFQNLPMVLETPIDRKDANGKTVEDKKVWADEIKLLESMIGMDAESDEFKALEVELQKRGAGERDKIQDQVDRKAEKDAKKGTKGAKGAAKKGAAAGKGRKKKVETDDESE